In Planctomycetaceae bacterium, one genomic interval encodes:
- the nadE gene encoding NAD(+) synthase translates to MKLIKVAAGIVNTTPLDWDGNKAAILGAIEAARADGAQILCLPEMCLCGYGCEDAFASPGLRRMARQVLQEILPATRGIIVSLGLPVLYHNALFNTACLVADGNVLGFVAKQHLAGEGLHYEPRWFKPWPAGVAAEVELDGRTYRMGDLFFDIGGVRIGFEICEDAWVAKRPGGDLAQHGVDIILNPSASHFAFGKIAVRKRFVLEGSRAFGCTYVYSNLLGNEAGRAIYDGGALIATGGAMAAAGPRFGFESFAVTSAVVDIDATRLAQSRTGSFTPAAGDGACIRAPFDYAAGPLCRPAADQPGWEYGPSVQEEEFTRAMTLGLFDYLRKSRSRGFVVSLSGGADSSLVTCLVAMMVRRACAALGVEAFKKRLGYFGLQGSSEQQIVRALLTCVYQSTANSSDTTRSAARQVAEAVGAEFIELDVDPFFKGYVAAVEGALGRRLAWQSDDIALQNIQARVRAPGVWMIANLRSALLLATSNRSEAAVGYATMDGDTCGGLSPIAGIDKAFIRRYLRWLEAAGPHGLGPIPQLHAVNVQQPTAELRPSEQAQTDEADLMPYDLLDAIERAAIRDKKTPVEVFELMLAEFPQHGRGQLAAWIDRFFRLWCRNQWKRERYAPSFHLDDKNLDPKTWCRFPILSGGFERELAELRQRVSVMTTEAAPSSLSTQGRSAAQQPVSPSNMPHMP, encoded by the coding sequence ATGAAACTCATCAAGGTCGCCGCCGGGATCGTCAACACTACGCCGCTGGATTGGGACGGCAATAAGGCGGCTATTCTCGGGGCGATCGAGGCCGCCAGGGCTGACGGGGCGCAGATCCTCTGTCTGCCGGAGATGTGCCTCTGCGGTTATGGCTGCGAGGACGCGTTCGCCTCGCCGGGGCTGCGGCGGATGGCCCGCCAAGTGCTGCAGGAGATATTGCCCGCCACGCGCGGCATCATCGTCTCACTGGGCCTGCCGGTGCTGTATCACAATGCCTTGTTCAATACAGCCTGTCTCGTGGCCGACGGCAACGTCCTGGGCTTTGTCGCCAAGCAGCATCTGGCCGGCGAGGGGCTGCACTACGAGCCGCGATGGTTCAAGCCCTGGCCGGCCGGCGTGGCCGCCGAGGTGGAGCTCGACGGCCGCACTTACCGCATGGGCGATTTGTTCTTTGATATCGGCGGCGTGCGGATCGGGTTTGAGATCTGCGAAGATGCCTGGGTGGCCAAGCGGCCCGGCGGCGATCTTGCCCAGCATGGCGTCGACATCATCCTGAACCCCTCAGCCAGCCACTTCGCCTTCGGGAAGATCGCCGTGCGCAAGCGCTTCGTGCTCGAGGGCAGCCGCGCGTTCGGCTGCACATACGTCTACAGCAACCTGCTGGGCAACGAGGCCGGGCGCGCCATCTACGACGGCGGGGCCCTGATCGCCACCGGCGGCGCGATGGCCGCCGCGGGGCCGCGCTTTGGCTTCGAGAGCTTCGCCGTGACCTCGGCCGTGGTGGATATCGACGCCACGCGCCTGGCGCAGTCGCGTACAGGCAGCTTCACGCCGGCCGCCGGCGACGGCGCGTGCATCCGCGCGCCCTTCGACTACGCCGCCGGGCCGCTCTGCCGCCCCGCGGCCGATCAGCCCGGCTGGGAGTACGGGCCCAGCGTGCAGGAAGAAGAGTTCACGCGGGCGATGACATTGGGGCTGTTCGACTATCTGCGCAAGAGCCGCTCGCGCGGATTCGTCGTGTCGCTCAGCGGCGGTGCGGACTCGTCACTGGTGACGTGCCTGGTCGCGATGATGGTCCGCAGAGCGTGTGCCGCCCTCGGCGTGGAAGCATTCAAGAAGCGGCTGGGGTATTTCGGCCTCCAAGGCAGCAGCGAGCAGCAGATCGTGCGGGCACTGCTGACATGCGTCTACCAGTCCACAGCCAACAGCTCCGACACCACGCGCAGCGCCGCCCGCCAGGTCGCCGAGGCCGTCGGGGCAGAGTTCATCGAGCTGGACGTCGATCCGTTCTTCAAAGGCTACGTGGCGGCCGTCGAGGGCGCTCTGGGCCGCAGGCTCGCCTGGCAGAGCGACGACATCGCCCTGCAGAACATCCAGGCGCGCGTGCGGGCGCCGGGGGTGTGGATGATCGCGAACCTGCGAAGCGCCCTGCTGCTGGCCACGAGCAATCGCAGCGAGGCGGCCGTCGGGTACGCCACGATGGACGGCGACACCTGCGGCGGGCTATCCCCCATCGCCGGGATCGACAAGGCGTTCATCCGCCGCTATCTGCGGTGGCTCGAGGCCGCCGGCCCGCACGGCCTGGGCCCGATCCCGCAGTTGCACGCGGTGAATGTCCAGCAGCCTACAGCGGAGCTTCGCCCCAGCGAACAGGCTCAGACCGACGAAGCCGACCTCATGCCCTACGACCTGCTCGACGCCATCGAACGGGCCGCCATTCGCGACAAGAAGACCCCCGTCGAGGTCTTCGAATTGATGCTGGCAGAGTTCCCCCAGCACGGCCGCGGGCAGTTGGCCGCGTGGATCGATCGCTTCTTCCGCCTGTGGTGCCGCAACCAGTGGAAGCGCGAACGCTATGCCCCCAGCTTTCATCTCGACGACAAAAACCTCGACCCCAAAACCTGGTGCCGCTTCCCCATCCTCTCCGGCGGCTTCGAAAGAGAGCTGGCCGAGTTGCGGCAGCGAGTTTCTGTCATGACCACAGAGGCGGCGCCGAGTTCCCTCAGCACTCAAGGACGTTCGGCAGCGCAACAGCCTGTCTCGCCCTCCAACATGCCCCACATGCCTTAA
- a CDS encoding nicotinate phosphoribosyltransferase, producing MNAATTIYKPSLALLTDLYQLTMAYGYWKLGHTDDQAVFHLVFRKHPFKGGYTIVNGLESVVHFLKAFRYDGDDLAYLGTLKGSDAKGLFEPAFLDYLAAIEFSCDVDAVPEGTAVFPHEPLVRVRGPLLQCQLLETPLLNLINFQTLVATKAARICQAARGEPVLEFGLRRAQGIDGSLAASRAAYVGGCSATSNVLAGRMYGMPVKGTHAHSWVMCFDDELEAFDAYAQAMPNNCIFLVDTYDTLEGVRKAIEAGRRLRQRGGEMLGIRLDSGDLAYLSIEARKMLDAAGFGSAFIVASNDLDEHIIASLKQQDAKISVWAVGTRLATAFDEPALGGVYKLSAIQRPGQPWQHKVKLSEQVIKTSTPGMLQVRRFRHDGQFLADMIFDELTGLPQGQTTIVDVKDPTRQKIVPQDTPWQDLLVPVFRGGRCVYDLPALADVRSRTQEQLAALHEGIKRFLNPHEYPAGLEKNLHDLKTRLILAARGLNA from the coding sequence ATGAACGCCGCGACGACAATCTACAAGCCCTCCTTGGCGCTGCTGACGGACCTGTATCAGCTCACGATGGCGTATGGATACTGGAAGTTGGGCCACACCGACGACCAGGCCGTCTTCCATCTGGTGTTTCGCAAGCACCCGTTCAAGGGCGGCTACACGATCGTCAACGGCCTGGAGAGCGTCGTCCACTTCCTCAAGGCCTTCCGCTACGATGGCGACGATCTGGCGTATCTGGGCACTCTGAAGGGCAGCGACGCCAAGGGGCTCTTTGAGCCGGCGTTCCTGGACTACCTGGCCGCCATTGAGTTCTCATGCGACGTTGACGCCGTGCCCGAGGGCACAGCCGTCTTCCCGCACGAGCCGCTGGTGCGGGTGCGAGGCCCGCTGCTTCAGTGCCAACTGCTGGAGACGCCGCTGCTGAACCTGATCAACTTCCAGACGCTGGTGGCCACTAAGGCCGCGCGAATCTGCCAGGCCGCCCGGGGCGAGCCGGTGCTGGAGTTCGGCCTGCGGCGGGCTCAGGGGATCGACGGCTCGCTGGCCGCCAGCCGAGCTGCCTACGTCGGCGGGTGCAGCGCCACCTCCAACGTGCTGGCCGGGCGGATGTACGGCATGCCCGTCAAGGGCACGCACGCCCATAGCTGGGTGATGTGCTTCGACGATGAACTGGAGGCCTTCGACGCCTATGCCCAGGCCATGCCCAACAACTGCATCTTTCTGGTCGACACCTATGACACGCTGGAAGGCGTGCGCAAGGCCATCGAGGCCGGTCGGCGGCTGCGGCAGCGCGGCGGGGAGATGCTGGGCATCCGCCTGGACAGCGGCGACCTGGCGTACCTGAGCATCGAGGCCCGCAAGATGCTTGACGCGGCCGGCTTCGGCAGCGCCTTCATCGTCGCCAGCAACGATCTGGACGAACACATCATCGCCAGCCTCAAGCAGCAGGACGCCAAGATTTCGGTCTGGGCGGTCGGCACGCGCCTGGCGACGGCCTTCGACGAGCCGGCCCTTGGCGGCGTGTACAAGCTATCCGCTATCCAACGCCCCGGCCAGCCGTGGCAGCACAAGGTCAAGCTCTCCGAGCAGGTCATCAAGACTTCAACGCCCGGCATGCTGCAGGTGCGCCGCTTCCGCCATGACGGGCAGTTCCTGGCCGACATGATCTTCGATGAACTGACGGGTCTGCCGCAGGGCCAGACCACCATTGTCGACGTGAAGGATCCCACGCGGCAGAAGATCGTCCCGCAAGATACGCCATGGCAGGACCTGCTGGTGCCGGTCTTTCGCGGCGGCCGATGCGTCTATGACCTGCCCGCCCTGGCCGACGTCCGTAGCCGCACGCAGGAGCAACTTGCCGCCCTGCACGAAGGCATCAAGCGATTCCTCAATCCGCACGAATACCCGGCCGGTCTTGAGAAGAACCTGCACGACCTCAAGACGCGGTTGATTCTCGCGGCACGGGGCCTGAACGCTTAG
- a CDS encoding UbiD family decarboxylase produces MSLTDLRAFINLLESRGQLVRVAAEVDPDQEVTIIQHRVQAQGGPALLFERVKGSPYRLVSNLFGTPQRVKEAFGCEPGEIGQSLVRLAQRLVPPTAAAVWSARGPIRRLLRARMKSVRTGPVLQECFDPPHLDRLPCLKCWPLDGGAFFTLPLVHTVDPVSGAGNLGIYRLQRLGSAATGMHWQIEKGGAFHFRKACQMGAPLPVSVILGGPPALTLAAIAPLPEGLDERLLAALIMGRPLDVIHRRSTGHRVPAAAEFVLEGAVSAGDVAREGPFGDHLGHYSHSADFPVFRVHRVLARKDAILPATVVGKPPQEDYYIGQALQEMMAPLLTMAFPGVASVWAYPETGFHPLAVAAVRQRYAHEALKHALGLLGSGQLSLTKVLIVVDEDVDTHDFAQVSAALWENLDTAQGLHLLAPTAQDTLDFTGPAMNTGSRLILLATRDAARSRRKPPPPEPPLPGAVHKDILAMTRLGPAVLVAQIDRAGDRTAVREALAAHPLTREYLLHVLVWPDVPLDDPRLILWGWFTRFDPLVDLHPAGRDAAGNRMILRCPICIDATWKSGYRQSVAFDSDLFHRVERNWDRYGIRLST; encoded by the coding sequence GTGAGCCTCACCGACTTGCGAGCGTTCATCAACCTCCTGGAGTCTCGGGGACAACTCGTGCGAGTGGCGGCCGAGGTCGACCCCGACCAAGAGGTCACGATCATCCAGCACCGCGTGCAGGCCCAGGGCGGGCCGGCGCTGCTGTTCGAGCGCGTCAAAGGCTCGCCGTACCGGCTGGTGAGCAATCTCTTCGGCACGCCGCAGCGGGTGAAAGAAGCCTTCGGGTGCGAGCCGGGCGAGATCGGCCAGAGCCTTGTCCGCCTGGCGCAGCGTCTCGTGCCGCCAACGGCCGCGGCGGTCTGGTCGGCGCGCGGACCCATCCGCCGCCTCCTGCGCGCCCGCATGAAGAGCGTCCGCACCGGTCCGGTCCTGCAGGAATGTTTCGACCCGCCGCACCTGGACCGCCTGCCGTGCCTGAAGTGCTGGCCGCTGGACGGCGGGGCCTTCTTCACGTTGCCGCTGGTGCATACCGTCGACCCGGTCAGCGGCGCGGGAAACCTGGGCATCTACCGCCTGCAGCGACTGGGCTCCGCCGCCACGGGCATGCACTGGCAGATCGAAAAAGGCGGCGCCTTCCACTTCCGCAAAGCCTGCCAGATGGGGGCGCCGCTGCCGGTGAGCGTGATCCTGGGCGGCCCGCCGGCCCTGACGCTGGCGGCCATCGCCCCGTTGCCCGAGGGGCTCGACGAGCGGTTGCTGGCGGCGCTGATCATGGGCCGCCCGCTCGATGTGATCCATCGCCGCTCGACGGGGCATCGCGTGCCCGCCGCGGCGGAGTTCGTGCTCGAAGGCGCCGTCAGCGCCGGCGACGTTGCCCGCGAAGGGCCTTTCGGCGACCACCTCGGACACTATTCCCACAGCGCGGACTTTCCGGTCTTTCGCGTCCACCGCGTGCTGGCGCGAAAGGACGCGATCCTTCCAGCCACGGTCGTCGGCAAACCGCCACAGGAAGACTACTACATCGGCCAGGCGCTGCAGGAAATGATGGCCCCGCTGCTGACGATGGCGTTTCCGGGCGTCGCGAGCGTTTGGGCGTATCCCGAGACCGGTTTCCATCCCCTCGCCGTCGCGGCCGTCAGGCAGCGCTACGCCCACGAGGCTCTCAAACACGCCCTGGGCCTGCTGGGCAGCGGTCAGTTGTCGCTGACGAAGGTTCTGATCGTCGTCGACGAGGATGTCGACACGCACGATTTCGCCCAGGTCAGCGCCGCCCTGTGGGAGAATCTCGATACCGCCCAGGGCCTGCACCTGCTGGCCCCGACGGCCCAGGACACGCTGGATTTCACCGGCCCGGCAATGAATACGGGCAGCCGCCTGATCCTGCTGGCCACGCGAGACGCCGCCCGGTCGCGTCGGAAACCGCCGCCGCCCGAGCCGCCGCTGCCGGGTGCGGTGCATAAGGATATCCTGGCGATGACCCGCCTGGGCCCTGCCGTGCTCGTCGCCCAGATCGATCGCGCCGGCGACAGAACCGCCGTGCGCGAGGCGCTGGCGGCCCATCCGCTCACGCGGGAGTATCTCTTGCACGTGCTGGTCTGGCCGGACGTGCCGTTGGACGACCCGAGGCTGATCCTCTGGGGTTGGTTCACGCGTTTCGACCCGCTGGTGGACCTGCACCCGGCGGGTCGCGACGCCGCCGGCAATCGCATGATCCTTCGATGCCCCATCTGCATCGACGCGACGTGGAAGAGCGGTTACCGCCAAAGCGTCGCCTTCGACAGCGATCTTTTCCATCGCGTCGAGAGGAACTGGGACCGCTACGGCATCAGGCTCTCAACATAA
- a CDS encoding 1,4-dihydroxy-6-naphthoate synthase has translation MTLAYSPCPNDTFIFNDLAAGTLRLDGYDLDVHLHDVETLNRAALEGRYDITKLSFPAYLRVCGQYELLNAGSAIGYGCGPLVVARRPMHPDELARACVAVPGELTTANLLFRLWAPQAANRFFTRYDQIMNMVAAGEADAGVLIHEGRFVYRARGLHLVADLGAWWQERTGLPIPLGGIAARRTLGERTIRAFDALLRKSVENALAHPQGAAAYVHAHAQEIDAGVQARHIEMFVNDFTVDLGSAGRAAVAQLEKLAGGAGVIT, from the coding sequence TTGACGCTGGCATATTCGCCGTGTCCCAACGACACGTTCATTTTCAACGATCTGGCGGCAGGGACCTTGCGCCTGGACGGATATGATCTCGATGTGCATCTGCACGATGTCGAGACGCTCAACCGCGCCGCCCTCGAAGGGCGATACGACATCACCAAGCTGTCGTTTCCCGCCTACCTGCGGGTGTGCGGACAGTATGAGCTGCTCAACGCCGGATCGGCCATCGGTTACGGCTGCGGACCGCTGGTGGTGGCCCGGCGTCCGATGCATCCCGACGAATTGGCACGGGCATGCGTGGCGGTTCCGGGCGAGTTGACTACCGCGAATCTGTTGTTTCGGTTGTGGGCTCCCCAGGCCGCGAATCGCTTCTTCACGCGTTACGACCAGATCATGAACATGGTCGCCGCCGGAGAGGCTGACGCGGGCGTACTCATTCACGAGGGGCGTTTCGTCTACCGCGCCCGGGGGCTGCACCTGGTGGCCGACCTGGGGGCGTGGTGGCAGGAGCGAACCGGCCTGCCGATTCCCCTGGGCGGCATTGCCGCGCGGCGCACCCTGGGCGAGCGGACGATCCGCGCCTTCGACGCGCTGCTGCGCAAGAGCGTCGAGAACGCCCTGGCCCATCCGCAAGGGGCGGCTGCCTATGTCCACGCGCACGCGCAGGAAATAGATGCCGGTGTGCAGGCCCGGCATATCGAAATGTTCGTCAACGACTTTACGGTGGATCTGGGCTCGGCGGGTCGCGCCGCCGTGGCGCAGTTGGAGAAGCTGGCCGGCGGGGCGGGGGTGATCACGTGA